The genome window CAGTAACTGTACTAGCCCCTAATTCCTTAGCTAGTTTTAATACCTTTGCTCTTTCCTCACCATCCACTGAGCCCCTTAAGTATTTAACAATATTCTTCCCTTCCTCGCTTTCCAAATCTTCTTGAGACGGCATAGTAGCTATTATTCCCCCAGCAATATCAATTAAATCTCTTACAACATCATGGAAGTGCATATTTGAGTACAGTTTCCCTACATTAGTAAAAATTGGGTTGGGCACAGCTATACCCTCCATATTTACTGGATACACAGCTGCAGATATTGCACTACTCCTCATAATTTCCTTATAGAGAATTATATCAACTATATCATCTCTCACATGCTTCTCGTTCTCAATACCATTTACTTGGGATGTTACTATAGAAGTCCCCAAGAACAGATTCATAGTTGCTGATCTATACGATAATGCCGTAAATCTATGAAAGGTAGCAAATAACATTGCCAATGTTCCAGCATAGTCGTATTCCCTAAATAAAAATACCCTATCCCAAGGAACGAAAACGTTATCGAAGACAGTTAAAGTTTCTAGCTCATAATCTTTTCTACTGAGTATTGAGGAGGAATTTCCCTCAATTTCGTCGATTGGTCTAACATACATCTTCAAGCCTTTAGTATTTGCAGGAATTGCAAAAGCTACCGCGTAATCTTTATCACTATCCCTCATTGCTCTAGTTGGTATAACAATAATCTCATCAGACACTGCAGATTGGGTAGTATGGGCCTTGGCGCCTCTAACTACTATTCCATCGCTCTTCACGTCAACTATTCTAACGTACATATCTGGATCAACTTGTTCGGAGGGCCTCTTACTTCTATCTCCTTTAACGTCAGTCTGAGCAGTGGCTAAAGTTAGATCTTCTTTAGCAATTCTTTCAAAATATCTCTCTATACGCTTTGAGTAATCCGTTCCATATTTCCTATCGACTTGTTTTGCAGTGATCATAAGTGCAAATATCGCATCACTCCCAATTGCTTGTGAAATGTTAAATATACCATTACAATACATCGTTAAATCGTAAATTAACTTATGTCTATCCAATAAATCCTGTGATGTTAATGGTACCTTAAAGAACTTGCTTATTCTTCCCATTTTACTATCTTCATAAAGCCTATCAGGGTATTCATATAATTTAGCAGCATGTAATGCGGCTGTCTTTAAAATTTGGTGTGTTGTTATATCTTCTACTGGTTTTCCCCTATAATACATAGTTCTACCATCTCTCAAGGACTTTAGGAAATCTTCTTTTGATCTCATAAATAATATTACTCTGGATAGTCTATTAACTTTTTCTTTGCCTTTGGGAGTGTTCTCATGGGGAGTGTTCTCAAACAGTCATCTTATTCGATATCTAGTTGTAAAATTATATCAGACTAGAAATTTTTATAATTACTCATCTTAACCTATAGGTTAAGGAATTAGAACGCAAAGAATTGTCTCTGAAAAAGGTTTATGTGCGAGGATTACGAGATTCTCTGTGAGGCTATTACAGATGGATCCCGTAATCCTCGCACAATTATTCATTATGATTTTAAGAAATTTAAATCTTAAAAGAAAGTACGAGCTAAAGGATATTGCACTAGCGTTAGCATACTCCTTGGGAGTTCAGATCACGAAAATAGGAATCCCACCATCAACACTATACTACTACTTGAGGAAAGTTGGAATAAGAAGGAGAAGAGACCAACATGTCCATCATGCAACTCGAATAGGGTAGTCAAGAACGGCTCATCTAGAGGGAAGGCAAAGTATAGATGCAAAGTGTGTGGAAGAACGTTTTACAATACACTGAAGCACAGAATGAATAAGGAACAAAGGGAGAGAATCTTAAAGGAGTACTTGAACAGGATGAGCATGAGGGCAATATCAAGAGTTGAGGGAAAGCCATTAACTACAGCCTAGTGAAGAGGATTGGAGCAAAGGCCTTCACGAGCTTGGTAATATTGAAGGGTAAACTCAAGAGTTTCATGGCCAAGTCTACAGTATTTGACGAGTTCTGGACTTATCTTCGTGTTAGGCATGGGAAGGTTAGAGCGGATCTCTGGATTTGGACTGCTCTTTCTGATGGGATACCTTTTTACGAGTCTGGGGACAGAAGTTATGGAACTTTCCGTCTCCTCTTGAGCTGGTTACCTAGGAGTGGGGTAAATTATACTGATCACTACTGTGTTTATCAAGTTCTTGATAAACGCGTGGCGAGCAAGAAGTACACTTACATTGTGGAGAGCCATAATTCTTGGTGTAGGTCTCACCTTGCTA of Sulfolobus sp. E5-1-F contains these proteins:
- a CDS encoding 4-hydroxyphenylacetate 3-hydroxylase family protein, coding for MRSKEDFLKSLRDGRTMYYRGKPVEDITTHQILKTAALHAAKLYEYPDRLYEDSKMGRISKFFKVPLTSQDLLDRHKLIYDLTMYCNGIFNISQAIGSDAIFALMITAKQVDRKYGTDYSKRIERYFERIAKEDLTLATAQTDVKGDRSKRPSEQVDPDMYVRIVDVKSDGIVVRGAKAHTTQSAVSDEIIVIPTRAMRDSDKDYAVAFAIPANTKGLKMYVRPIDEIEGNSSSILSRKDYELETLTVFDNVFVPWDRVFLFREYDYAGTLAMLFATFHRFTALSYRSATMNLFLGTSIVTSQVNGIENEKHVRDDIVDIILYKEIMRSSAISAAVYPVNMEGIAVPNPIFTNVGKLYSNMHFHDVVRDLIDIAGGIIATMPSQEDLESEEGKNIVKYLRGSVDGEERAKVLKLAKELGASTVTGYLLTGMIHAEGSMEASKIELFRSYNFKEAENLVKRILS